From a single Capsicum annuum cultivar UCD-10X-F1 chromosome 12, UCD10Xv1.1, whole genome shotgun sequence genomic region:
- the LOC107850504 gene encoding uncharacterized protein LOC107850504 — MFLLSFSIKKETFAIFEIPRSERRSALTTGKQVATAKLPNYPKLKVKFSSSGQAGIQLVESQHKLSFEAGDNIEVLCQDSGMRGCWFRCKILRVSEKRLKVQYDDILDCDGPEKLKEWIPSYRVANPDKLGTRCTGRLTVRPRPLEDTTTLYFDS, encoded by the exons ATGTTTCTGCTCTCCTTCTCTATAAAGAAAGAAACGTTTGCTATTTTTGAG ATACCCCGAAGTGAAAGGAGAAGTGCATTAACGACTGGTAAGCAGGTAGCAACGGCCAAGCTACCAAATTACCCGAAGTTAAAAGTGAAGTTTTCGAGCAGTGGACAGGCTGGAATTCAGCTTGTCGAGTCTCAACATAAGCTGTCTTTTGAAGCTGGTGACAACATAGAGGTTCTTTGTCAGGATAGTGGCATGAGAGGCTGCTGGTTCAGGTGTAAGATCTTACGAGTATCAGAAAAACGTTTGAAAGTTCAATATGATGACATCCTGGATTGTGATGGTCCTGAAAAGCTCAAG GAATGGATTCCTTCATACAGAGTTGCAAATCCTGATAAATTGGGCACGAGATGCACAGGACGCCTCACAGTTCGGCCCAGGCCTCTAGaggacactaccacattgtattttgactCCTGA